The genomic region CTAAAAGGTAACGGAGGCGCCCAAAGGTCCCCTCAGCGCGGTCGGCAATCGCGCGTAGAGTGCAAGGGCATAAGGGGGCTTGACTGCGAGACTGACAAGTCGAGCAGATGCGAAAGCAGGGCCTAGTGACCCGGCGGTTCTGAGTGGAAGGGCCGTCGATCAACGGATAAAAGCTACTCCGGGGATAACAGGCTGATCGGTCCCGAGAGCTCACATCGACGGACCGGTTTGGCACCTCGATGTCGGCTCGTCGCATCCTGGGGCTGAAGCAGGTCCCAAGGGTTGGGCTGTTCGCCCATTAAAGCGGCACGCGAGCTGGGTTCAGAACGTCGTGAGACAGTTCGGTCCCTATCCGCCACGGGCGCAGGAGGCTTGAGGGGAGCTGCTCCTAGTACGAGAGGACCGGAGTGGGGGCACCTCTGGTGTACCAGCTGTGGTGCCAACCGCACCGCTGGGTAGCCAAGTGCCCATGGGATAACCGCTGAAGGCATCTAAGCGGGAAGCCCACCCCAAGATGAGGCCTCCCTTGACCGTAAGGTCAGTAAGGCCCCTGGGAGACTACCAGGTTGATAGGCTGCAGGTGGAAGCCCGGTAACGGGTGGAGCTGAGCAGTACTAATCGGCCGAGAGCCTCGGCCTTCTATCTACTTGAGTAATCCGGCTTCCCTGTTCAGCTGTTAAGCTGACAATTGAATGTGAGAAAGCAAGCGATAGCCTGGTGCCCATAGCGGCGGGGAAACACCCGATCCCATTCCGAACTCGGAAGTTAAGCCCGCCAGCGCCGATGATACTGCCCTGGAGACGGGGTGGGAAAGTAGGGCGGTGCCAGGCTTTTTTTATGCCTTCTTTAAAAGCTCTGTTCCGGAGGTGGATTATGGAACTCTGGGTAAGGGCTGGTGATGAGAAGGTAAAGCTCCAAGGTTCTTTAAAAGCCATCTATCAAGCACTCCTTGAAAAGTTCAAAGAGTCACCTCAAATACTTGCCTTTAACGGTTCTAAAAAAGAGAGAAGAAGATTTAAAAGGGAATTAAGGGCAGCTAAAAAAGATCTTTTAAAGGCTGCTGAAAATTACCTTAACTGGGTTAAAAGCTGCAAAAGGTTGTTTAATTGATGGGGGTTATCCCCTTTTTTCAATTAGGTTTAAAAAATCTTTTACCGAGGATATTAGCAGCTTTTTATTTGCTTTTAAACTTTCAAATAACTTTCTTTGTCTTTCTCTTAGTTGGTCTTTATACTTAATCTCCAAAAGTATTCCGTCTTCTGTAAGGAAATCTATTTCTATACCGTTCCGGTAAATATAGCAGGGTTTACGGTTTTTTATAGTTATGTAAACGAGGTTTTCAAATACTGCACCTTTGTCTCTAAATCCTGTTACGGCGTTTCTTATACCAACGTCTCCAACGTATAGCTTTTTGGGAGATTTTACCCTTTCGTTTATCTTTCCGCATCTTTCTACAAGGTTAACCATGAAAGTTTCTTCGAAGTAGCTAACAAACCTTCTAACGGTGTCGGGGCTAATACTAAGAATTTTAGCCAACCTGTTGATGCTTATTTGTTTACCCGCTCTTTCCATAAGAAGACAGAAAATCTCTCTTAATGCACTCTTATCCTTTATGTTGTAGTAAGCGGCTATATCTTTGTAGAGAATATCATCTATCAACTGTTTAATGTATTCTACATCTTCTGTTAATACGTATTCGGGAATGCCTCCTATATTCATGTAGTTTTCAAAGTAACTTTCTAAAAGGTGTGCATCGGACTTTCTAATTTTTCTTCCTTTAAACTTTAAAAATTCAAAGAAATCAAGAGGAAGAATTTCTACTATCCTTTCCCGACCTGTTAGAGTGGCTTTTTTATCTTTCAAAATTGATGATGAGGAGGAAGATGCAAAAATTTTTGTGTTATATAAATCATAAAGATTTTTAAGTTGCAAGGAAAAGTTTTCTTTGTAGGCTACTTCATCAAGGAATATGTATGTTTTGTCAGAAAAAGAGATAGATTGGGTTTTGTAGAATTCTTCAACTATTTCCAGAATTGAAAACTTTTCAAGACCGTAGAAATCAAGTGACACGTAAAATATCCTGCGCGGTTCTACTCCAGATTCAA from Desulfurobacterium sp. TC5-1 harbors:
- a CDS encoding ATP-binding protein; translated protein: METILYRFNPWWEGNKAAEGKIEREKYTSKLSRLLDTKDVVLLTGLRRVGKTTIMKLFIDHLIESGVEPRRIFYVSLDFYGLEKFSILEIVEEFYKTQSISFSDKTYIFLDEVAYKENFSLQLKNLYDLYNTKIFASSSSSSILKDKKATLTGRERIVEILPLDFFEFLKFKGRKIRKSDAHLLESYFENYMNIGGIPEYVLTEDVEYIKQLIDDILYKDIAAYYNIKDKSALREIFCLLMERAGKQISINRLAKILSISPDTVRRFVSYFEETFMVNLVERCGKINERVKSPKKLYVGDVGIRNAVTGFRDKGAVFENLVYITIKNRKPCYIYRNGIEIDFLTEDGILLEIKYKDQLRERQRKLFESLKANKKLLISSVKDFLNLIEKRG